A segment of the Amia ocellicauda isolate fAmiCal2 chromosome 5, fAmiCal2.hap1, whole genome shotgun sequence genome:
TCCTGCCACTGCCAACCGCGGTGGGAGAGGGGGGCCGGCACTGAGATTGTGTCCCTCAGCCCCAGTTGTGTGCGGCTCGCATTCCTCCGGGGGCCCGGGGCTGCCGGATGGCCCTCGCCATGGCGACGCTGAGGCCAATCATCCTGCTCTGCTTCTTGTCCCCATCGCCCCCCGCCCCCTCGTCTCCCCCACCTccgccccctcctccctcccttaACAAGACAAACATTGTCCCGGCGCTGGCAGCATCTCAGAGGCAACGCGCTGCTCTCTATTGGGCTGAACAGCAGGGCTGTGGGACACATCGCATTCACCTTCACTGTGCCCCCCGAGGGGCGTGCCGAGCTGCGCACACTAGGGCTGTGTTGTCTGAGACGCCCGGAGAAAGTAAAGGGGGGCCAGCACTGCAGCACCTGTGAGTGTGGGTGGGGTGACTGGAGTGACAGGACACAGAAACTGTCTTATGCCGCCCCCCCGCCAGGAAGCTGGCTGTGGTATCTGTGTTTAGTGTCGCACCTCAGCGTTGTGGAGTTTGCAGGCGTTTGCAAAAATCATTGTAATGAAAACTGGGGCGTTAAAGACAGAAACcagcaagaaaagaaagaaacgtGAAGAATAACAGATGAATTAAGAGAAAACTCAGGAAAGTTGGACACTAACTGGAGAAACAGCCCCCAGCGGGAGCTAGAGGAGCAGAGCAGGGCAGCTGGGGTGGGGCGAGGCGTCGCACCCACAGGCAGTGTCAGCTGCGTTGTCCCACGGTTGCCTGACTGTCTGAGCTCAGCAGCATCCTTCAATCACTGAGCCCCCCCGAGGGgaggagtgtgtgtgggggggctctGTCAGGGTCTTTCATCTTTCTCCTTCCCAGTCCTCCCTCTGGGGTGAGAGAAACTCAACTAGCACAAGAGCTGGGAAAGAAATAAATGGGggtgggaaaaaaaatgaaagaaagaaaaagggaaagaaactGCTCCCCCCGCCTTGTGAAGCTGGCAAACAAGACTGGCTCAGGAAGTCAGCGCTCCACAAAGCCCCGTCCCCTCTCCCAGGCCCCAGCTGACACCGTGGTGCTGCACCGGTATTACTGACTACCATCAGCTGGAGCAGCCCCCCCGCCCTGCCGGTGAGAGTTGCAGAACGCAGGTGGGCCGGGGAGCAGTGCGACTCGAGGGCAGCTGAAATGCATCGGCCGTTTCCACAGACGCCGACGGATCTGGCTGGGCTGCGAAGCGCTGAACTGGGTGACGGCCGGGCACAGAGTTTAACATTACACAACGCACTGGTGGGCTGCGCGCTTGTGCTCCTCGCTTGCTGGAAACGGCTGAATGGAGGGGGCAACACAATCACTTTGTTTGTCTGGTGGTTTCCTTGTTTTTGAGGTTGCTGATGTGGAGAGAAAGAGCAACAGAGACTTTTGGGTTTTACAAATCACTTTATTAAACCAAAAACATGAAATCGACTCTCTTTACAGCAGAAGATAACTATTACGAATAAGAAGCACCACTGCCTCACTCTGGCCTTCGAGAGCATCTGAGCAGTGGCACGGCACTCGGATCACAGTGGAGGCACTGCCTGACCATcacaaaatgagagagagagacaggcagagagagagagtgggactgggaaagagaaagagaactgggagagggagagaaagagaggaactGGGAGAGGGGAGGTGATGCCTGATAATGACTTTCCGAGCTCCACAGCCAAGTATTGTGCCTAACCTCCCCCTCGTTCTCAGTGTTGTGTTGGGGGGTTCACTCACGCTGAattgaactctctctctcttccccaggAACAAAAGCAAGCACTCCATCGCCATGGTGACGAGCTCCCCAAAGAGGAGGAGAGACAAACAACAAGAAAGAGAAAACCGAAGAAAAGAAGGGGCCCCGGCCGGACTCGGCTCGAAGCGCAGACTTGGATTTCAGAGAGTGCAGGTAGCCTAGCAACCCCCTCCCGTCACAGGGGAATTGACATGCAGGGAGACGGACGGGACGGGGggggagcgggggggggggatacaATGGCGGCCTTGTGAGCGCAGATCCCCCCCACTGCGGCCGCGGCTCTGTGGGGGTGCGAGTGCCGAGATGCTGCACTGCAGCCAGGGGCAGGAATATAGCGATGATAATGatagaggaggaagaggacgtTTCTTGACCCCCCCGATCCGATCTTGGGACACAGAGACAGGGGAGCAGTGGGAGCAGCAAGAGCGCTTACAACCGCTTTACTGGAAAACAGGTCTACACAAACGACATGACTGTTTTCCTCCATGTTCGGGAGCGAAGCGGAGAGACGGAGACTCTGCTCTACTGTTAAGTGGTCAAACATATTTACAACAACGTTATTGTTCTCAGTTCACAAAACAGAATTGCGCCCCCCCCCACATCTGCAGTGACATCGTGTCCCCCCAAACTCCACATGCTGGACatcaacacacaaacactaatGACAAAATGGGTTACATTGGCTAAACTCTAATCTACGTCCTTCTTAGTCAAGAGAAAGACATTACAAGCACAGTAAAGCAACATATCTGTCACGATTGTCCATAAAAAACAGTCCGGTGGGGGTCCAGAGCAGGTCGGGGGTCCATGCTGGACAGACACTGGCCTGGGGGGGTGTCAGTCGGCAGGTGGGTCGATAGGCCCTCACCCCCCCATTCCCCTGGCTCTGCGGTGACACTGAAGCATGTCCGGGTGTTCAGCGCTTACTCCCTACTGGGGGTTGTGTCCCGAATGGGGGGCTGGGGGTCTAATGGGGCGTGccgagggggtgggggggtgctctAGCAGGGCGTGCCGAGGGCCAGGATGGAGGTGCCGTCCTTGGGCTTGTCGAAGAACATGGAGGAGGACACCTCGCTGCTCTTCAGCTTGCCGGTGCCGGTGGCACTGCCGGGGGGCCCGTCCACGCCGCACTCctcgcagcagcagcagcagcagtccatGAAGGCCTGGCCCAGCGCCTTGCACAGGCACAGCAGCAGCACCGGTGTCACCGATGACTTGAAGAACAGGAAGAACTGGTTGATGAGGAAGAGCAGCGCGGCGGTGGGCGCCGACACCTCTGCTGAGAGGTAGGCCAGGGCGATGCTGCAAACATTCTCAGGCAGAGCGCACACGCCATACACCACCGCCAGCGCAACCACCGTGCCGTTCAGCTGCCCATCTGCCTGCTCGTGCTTCCGGGGCGAGCCGCGGGCCTCTGGCTTCTTGCCCACATTGCTGATGCGCCGTGTAATGAGCTGGCAGGTGAGCGTGAACAGCACGGGCAGGCAGAAATAGCAGCCGAAGTACCACCACATGCGGGCATCGTGGTAGGTGAGCACCAGGGAGTACACGGACTCGGGCAGGCTGGCCGCCGGCTTCATGGCGCAGGCGTCCACCAGGGCGCCGGTCAATGGCGAGGTGTCCTGGTCCAGCTGCCACAGCAGAAGCTCGGGCACCGCCAGGATCATGGAGCCCACCCAGATCACTGCCAGCTTGGCCAGAATGGACTGGCACTGCTCCACGGGCCGCGACTTGGGCTGGGTGGTGGTGGCGGCGTGGAAGCGGTCGATGCCCAGAGCGCACAGGCTGAAGGTGGTCACGCCCAGGGAGGTCACCTGCAAACACAGCATAGCATGTaacatacagcacagcacagcacagcacagcacagcgagGACATGCAGGCTTCAGTAAGGAGGTGATAAGGTCATTCTGCCCCTCAGAGCTTTAGGATTTTGAACCGATCACATCTTCTCCATCTCCAGGTGTGAGACCAAGACTGGGTTCTGTGCAGGATAACGCTTTCTCATTCTCACACGTGTTATTATCCACaactgtccatctgtctgtctgtcacccaCAGGGGACCCTTTTCCCTGGGGTCCCACTGAGACGCCACCTGACCCACCGCCCCACACCACCCTGCCCTGAGCCGCGGCGCTGCAGCCCTGCAGACAGTGGGGCCGGGAGCTCATCTGCATGACAATCGACCAGACTCGGCGGTGGTGGGTGGGGGAGGTCGGGGCGCTGGCTGAAACAGGGCAGAGCTCACAGCATCCCAGCTGCTTGCCACCATTTCCAGATGTTTATGTCTCATTATTGACATTGTTTTTTACTATTCTCCAGCTACTAGagtctccctccctgcctggCCCTGTGGGAACAGTGCTCTCTACCCCCACAAGTGTAACTTATACTTACACACTGTGTTTATGatgtgtctatctgtctgtctatctctgCACCACACTGCTATTCAAAGACAACCAAATAGATGTCCCACACTGGgagaataaacacaaaacaacagtaCGGAGGAAATCTACAGCTGGGCTTTGAACAACCATTGCAGTGGATTGTTGTAGATATTGGCATCTGATCTATCCATCCACAGATCTAGTACTATTAATCCGGGGCGAGCAGGACGGCACAgtggagcgggaggaggagaggaTGAGAGAAGGACAGCGGGAGaaggggagaaggagagaagcAGCCTCACCTCTAGGTAGGGCACCACCTTGCAGGACAGGTCCCCCAGCAGCCTCCTCTTGGTGATCTCATGGAAGATGACAACCGGCAGGCAGAAGAACAGCACCAGGAAGTCCCAGAAGGCCAGGCTGGCCAGGATGCAGTTCCAGGCGCTCTTCATGTAGTAGTTGTGCCAGACAACACACATGACGGCCAGGTTGCCCACGATGCCCACGGCGAACACCACCAGCGACAGGAACATGACGGCGTAGGCGCTGTAGGAGCCGTCGGTCACAGGGTACAGCGGGTTGTGCAGGCGGGTCGTGCCCTTCTCGCTGCCGTTGCGGGGGCCGTCCAGAGGGGCCCCAGCGCTGACCGTGTCCGGGGATGTCCCCTCGGCCTGGGTGCCATTGGGCTGCGTGGCACGGGGGGTGGTGAAGTAGTCGTTGGGGTCGAAGGGTCGTGGGTAGCGATGGCTGAAgggcgggggctgggggggcgcTTTCCTGGACGCACCATCCTTCGCCCCCCGGGGGACCCTGCGTCCCACGGCCCGGCGCCCCGCGTCTGGCTGGATGGGACCCCCATCCCACTTCTCCAAACCCTCCGTAGAGAAGGCATCCGGGCCCTCTCCTGCCTCTGCCCTGGCCGGGGGCAAGGCTGCCACCCCCAGCTCCTCTCCTTCCCCGCCGGTCTGGGGCGGCTGCCTGGACTCTGCCAGCTGAGTCCtcaaaagcagcagcagcagagtgaCGCTGGGAAGCAttgccctctctctttctctgtctgtgtgtgtgtgtgtattcactccctctctccgctctctctgtatctccctttctctcactctctctctctctctctccctctcttgttCCTCGTTCCTTGTCCCCTGTCGCCCGTCCCTCTGCGATGGATGTGAAGTCTCTCCACGGATGTGaccaggttttgttttgctgtttctCTTCTTTAAGACGAGGAACTCGGATGCATCGGATTAAACGGTGGTTgagatttctgtgtgtgttcagtggccGTGTGAAGACGCTGGTCCGGGGGGAGCTGCTGTGTAGCCGAGGCGCTGGGCTGAGCCGGGCTGGACCTGTACCGGATCTGTGcttctggagccggagccgacAGTGCACTGCTGGACCCCACACAGAGGACTGGCTGCTCTCTTGGGAAAGGGGGAGGAAAATAAGAGCGAAGAATGGAGCCTGCCAAGTCCCCCCCACTCCACCCCCCtcgagaaaagaaagaaagaaaaagaatgaaagaaagaaaaaagttaaaaaatgttCAATGCCACCTGGTGGACAGAAAGGCCAACAGCACCTCAGAGAGTTTGTGTGAATGtgagtatatatgtgtgtgtgtgtgcaattattatgtgtgtttatgtctgtttgtgtgtatgaaTTCAGTAACTATACTGTGAGActgacccctgacctctgacc
Coding sequences within it:
- the LOC136749109 gene encoding G-protein coupled receptor 37-like 1, giving the protein MLPSVTLLLLLLRTQLAESRQPPQTGGEGEELGVAALPPARAEAGEGPDAFSTEGLEKWDGGPIQPDAGRRAVGRRVPRGAKDGASRKAPPQPPPFSHRYPRPFDPNDYFTTPRATQPNGTQAEGTSPDTVSAGAPLDGPRNGSEKGTTRLHNPLYPVTDGSYSAYAVMFLSLVVFAVGIVGNLAVMCVVWHNYYMKSAWNCILASLAFWDFLVLFFCLPVVIFHEITKRRLLGDLSCKVVPYLEVTSLGVTTFSLCALGIDRFHAATTTQPKSRPVEQCQSILAKLAVIWVGSMILAVPELLLWQLDQDTSPLTGALVDACAMKPAASLPESVYSLVLTYHDARMWWYFGCYFCLPVLFTLTCQLITRRISNVGKKPEARGSPRKHEQADGQLNGTVVALAVVYGVCALPENVCSIALAYLSAEVSAPTAALLFLINQFFLFFKSSVTPVLLLCLCKALGQAFMDCCCCCCEECGVDGPPGSATGTGKLKSSEVSSSMFFDKPKDGTSILALGTPC